The following are encoded in a window of bacterium SCSIO 12643 genomic DNA:
- a CDS encoding tetratricopeptide repeat protein, with translation MKKPIVVLAFLLTLFSFSSYSSDAVRKIDSLIQLAETDISDSARLYCYLDISYYYQPIDTVKMWEYYNKTVDLAVQVNRLRMIPSAQMDIGNWYYYNGNIDRAEEWYLMAVEHCKPVNDLQLELLIWLNIAELEVTRNNYEKHIRIVDSCLNLAIQNNIPDVEMPCYGLYGLNYWRIGEYDKAMEYSFMSLKMAEDLGWSSKILQLHNNIGLIYRDQEEYDKALEHLKISLETNYFIDPETYHHIGRIYMKKGEEDLAVMYFDSALDLSIERDDFDLQSGIHNSSAELDLEYKRYEEAIAHLNTAVEIIDSSDQKEYLGRVYLSLANTYYELEDQDSAIYYADLAIQQSSEFDEKETLSKAYFKMSKSYEAKGDFENALIYIEKYNSVKNVILNEKRLKNISLAEIKYETANKDLEIERSRQNLKLLQIEKQDLRIKMILGLVLICFVFVIAFANISIRTEKKKKLMHENFTQQLIQSQEEERKRISSDLHDSIGQNLLLIKSTDAVSQNKKLSDLVSETLQEVRIISKDLHPVQLERLGFTKAIELMIDKCDMASDIVFSDELEPIDGLLTAENEINLYRIIQEGLNNILKHSKAKSAKLKSTINSKSIIIEIQDNGVGFDFDQKMKASNSLGLITLRERIKLMKGKMEVNSEVNVGTNFTFIIPRKS, from the coding sequence ATGAAGAAGCCAATAGTTGTATTGGCTTTTTTGTTGACACTTTTTTCTTTTTCGAGCTATTCAAGTGATGCGGTAAGAAAGATTGATAGTTTGATTCAGTTAGCCGAAACGGATATTTCGGATAGTGCCAGATTGTATTGTTATCTGGATATCTCCTATTATTATCAACCGATTGATACGGTGAAGATGTGGGAATATTATAACAAAACTGTGGATCTGGCGGTTCAGGTAAATCGATTGAGAATGATCCCTTCTGCTCAAATGGATATTGGGAATTGGTATTATTACAATGGCAATATTGATCGAGCGGAGGAATGGTATTTAATGGCTGTAGAGCATTGTAAACCCGTTAATGATTTGCAACTGGAGCTTTTGATCTGGTTAAACATAGCAGAACTGGAAGTGACCCGAAACAATTATGAAAAACATATTCGTATTGTGGATTCCTGTTTGAATCTCGCTATTCAAAATAATATCCCGGATGTAGAGATGCCTTGTTATGGTTTATACGGACTGAATTACTGGAGAATTGGAGAGTATGATAAAGCAATGGAATATTCTTTTATGTCTTTGAAAATGGCTGAAGACTTAGGCTGGTCCAGTAAGATTTTACAGTTGCACAACAATATTGGACTTATTTATAGAGATCAGGAAGAATACGATAAAGCCCTGGAGCATCTAAAAATTTCATTGGAGACCAATTACTTTATTGATCCCGAAACCTATCACCATATCGGTAGGATTTATATGAAAAAGGGAGAGGAAGATTTGGCTGTGATGTATTTTGATAGTGCGTTGGATTTATCCATTGAACGAGATGATTTTGATTTACAATCCGGAATACACAATTCCTCTGCTGAGTTGGATTTGGAATATAAGCGATATGAAGAGGCGATTGCACATTTAAATACTGCAGTTGAAATCATTGATAGTTCCGATCAAAAGGAATATTTGGGTCGGGTATATTTGAGTCTGGCAAATACGTATTATGAATTGGAAGATCAGGATTCGGCAATCTATTATGCTGATTTAGCAATTCAGCAATCTTCTGAATTTGATGAGAAAGAGACCTTATCAAAAGCATATTTTAAAATGTCTAAGTCCTACGAAGCCAAGGGAGATTTTGAGAACGCTTTGATCTATATTGAGAAATACAATTCAGTCAAAAATGTGATCTTAAATGAAAAGCGTTTAAAGAATATCAGTTTAGCTGAAATTAAGTACGAAACCGCAAACAAGGATCTGGAAATTGAGAGGAGTAGGCAGAATTTGAAATTACTTCAGATCGAAAAGCAAGATCTAAGAATTAAGATGATTTTAGGGCTTGTGTTGATCTGTTTCGTGTTTGTTATTGCCTTTGCCAATATTTCAATTCGTACGGAAAAGAAAAAGAAACTGATGCATGAGAATTTTACCCAACAATTAATTCAGTCTCAAGAGGAAGAACGTAAGAGAATTTCAAGTGATTTGCATGATAGTATTGGCCAAAATTTATTGTTGATCAAGAGTACAGATGCAGTTTCCCAAAATAAAAAACTTTCTGATCTGGTGAGTGAAACACTTCAGGAGGTACGAATTATATCTAAAGATCTTCACCCGGTGCAGTTGGAAAGACTAGGGTTTACCAAGGCAATTGAGTTGATGATTGATAAATGCGATATGGCTAGTGATATTGTATTTAGTGATGAGTTAGAGCCGATAGATGGGTTACTTACTGCAGAAAACGAGATTAATTTGTATCGAATTATTCAGGAAGGGTTAAATAATATCTTGAAGCATTCGAAGGCGAAGTCAGCTAAGCTGAAGTCAACAATTAATAGTAAATCGATCATTATTGAAATTCAGGATAATGGAGTCGGCTTTGATTTTGACCAAAAAATGAAGGCGTCCAATAGTTTGGGGCTAATTACGTTACGTGAGCGTATAAAGTTAATGAAGGGAAAAATGGAAGTAAATAGTGAGGTCAATGTCGGAACAAACTTTACTTTTATAATTCCAAGAAAATCATAG
- a CDS encoding NAD-dependent epimerase/dehydratase family protein yields the protein MNKVLITGAGGFVGGQLALFLAEKGIEVNAMHRPGSKLNVNLINHPQINSAPADLVDLESLITASKDCDHIFHLAAYAQPWAKDMHMYYDVNVGGTVNVLKAAKSNNVKRVIITATAGTFGPQVDDSLITEEIQQVLPPFTEYERTKQIANEKVQEFIDQGLDIVTVSPTRIFGPGELSASNAVTKLLERYMYNGFRFLPGDGSTSGNYAYIKDMINGHYLAAVKGKSGENYILGGENLTYKELLRVFGDVTQIKRKPVAVPLWIMLSASKVMQFMGDTFGVKPAVTPPFIRKYMHSWATDISKAKNELGYQVTPFIQAVEETATWIRSKHAE from the coding sequence ATGAACAAAGTACTCATAACAGGAGCAGGTGGTTTCGTTGGTGGACAATTAGCTTTATTCCTTGCAGAAAAAGGAATAGAGGTAAATGCAATGCATAGACCGGGATCTAAACTAAATGTCAACCTCATCAACCATCCACAAATTAATTCGGCACCCGCTGATTTAGTTGATTTAGAAAGCCTGATTACCGCAAGCAAAGATTGTGATCATATTTTTCATCTGGCAGCATATGCGCAGCCTTGGGCGAAAGATATGCATATGTATTATGATGTTAATGTTGGTGGTACGGTTAATGTTTTAAAAGCAGCAAAATCCAACAATGTTAAACGTGTCATTATTACAGCTACCGCAGGTACATTTGGACCTCAGGTAGATGATTCATTGATCACGGAAGAGATTCAACAAGTTCTACCTCCTTTCACAGAGTATGAACGAACAAAGCAAATCGCAAACGAAAAAGTTCAGGAATTTATTGATCAAGGATTGGATATTGTCACTGTGAGTCCAACAAGGATTTTCGGACCGGGAGAGTTAAGCGCAAGTAATGCGGTAACTAAACTTCTGGAAAGATACATGTACAATGGTTTTAGATTCTTGCCGGGTGATGGATCAACTTCTGGAAACTACGCGTATATCAAAGACATGATTAACGGCCATTATTTAGCCGCTGTAAAAGGCAAAAGTGGCGAGAATTATATTTTAGGTGGCGAGAACTTAACTTATAAAGAGCTTCTTCGTGTTTTTGGCGATGTCACTCAAATTAAAAGAAAGCCTGTTGCTGTACCTCTATGGATCATGTTATCAGCCTCAAAAGTGATGCAATTTATGGGAGATACATTCGGTGTAAAACCAGCCGTAACACCTCCATTCATTAGAAAATACATGCATAGTTGGGCCACTGATATTAGTAAAGCAAAAAACGAATTGGGATATCAGGTAACACCTTTTATACAGGCTGTGGAAGAAACTGCTACATGGATACGTAGCAAACATGCAGAGTAA
- a CDS encoding GNAT family N-acetyltransferase, which produces MNQIVRKGTPADLPRLLELIVELAVYEKEPNAVEVTIDELEKDGFGENSIFDFFVAEIDGVIQGIALYYFKYSTWKGKCLFLEDIVVNEKFRGKGIGKVLFDQVVNVAAEHHCKRMEWQVLKWNTPAIEFYKNKFDAQLDAEWLNGRLVYDQLQKLKS; this is translated from the coding sequence ATGAATCAAATCGTACGTAAAGGGACTCCTGCAGATCTTCCAAGACTTTTAGAATTAATTGTTGAATTGGCTGTATATGAAAAAGAACCTAATGCGGTTGAAGTTACTATCGATGAATTAGAAAAGGATGGTTTCGGTGAAAATTCCATCTTTGATTTTTTTGTTGCTGAAATCGATGGTGTGATCCAGGGGATCGCTTTATATTATTTTAAATATTCTACCTGGAAAGGAAAATGTTTATTCCTGGAAGATATTGTCGTCAATGAAAAATTTAGAGGAAAAGGTATTGGAAAAGTACTTTTTGATCAGGTAGTAAATGTAGCTGCTGAACATCATTGCAAGAGAATGGAGTGGCAAGTTTTAAAGTGGAATACTCCGGCTATTGAATTTTACAAGAATAAATTTGACGCACAACTTGATGCAGAATGGTTAAATGGCAGACTGGTTTATGATCAACTTCAAAAGTTAAAGTCTTAG
- a CDS encoding glycosyltransferase family 39 protein — MDRNKLIIIGVSIFFFMPFLGAVHLFDWDEINFAEIAREMIITGDYLRPQINYQMFTEKPPMFMWMQALSMNIFGMNEYAARFPNTIAGLITLLLLYTAGKKLYNKQFGLLWAGAYFGSILPHLYFRSGIIDPWFNLFIFLGLYHIILYYWKKENDPNFGFSRSKWSYLILAGIFTGLGVLVKGPVAFLIISLALGVYWVTKKFRFYLNIIDYGVFTIVTILTASIWFGVVSLLHGPQFAIEFTIRQWELFSQQDAGHGGFIGYHFVVLLIGVFPASIFMIRSMGKTVEGYPHQTDMKKWMTILFWVVLILFSIVSTKIVHYSSLAYYPMAYLAALVIYQMDKGLINFSLWMKILIGFIAFVFGIAVIALPWLGMHIEILKELAAADPFAVANMDAEINWTGLEALPGIWLIVITIAGMVLISQNKTYKGIIWLFGGTGVFVFLTLTLVITKIEAITQNAAIEFYKTKVDCDCYVVSEEYKSYAQLFYTKIPPHTNPNRLSKEWLKTGDIDKDVFFVAKITGTQYLEKLPDVELLYEKNGFTFWHRKAIK; from the coding sequence ATGGATAGAAATAAACTCATCATAATCGGTGTTTCCATCTTTTTTTTCATGCCTTTTTTAGGGGCGGTTCATTTGTTTGATTGGGACGAAATCAATTTTGCTGAAATCGCCAGAGAAATGATCATTACTGGTGATTATCTAAGACCACAAATCAACTACCAAATGTTTACGGAAAAGCCACCTATGTTTATGTGGATGCAAGCTTTATCCATGAACATTTTTGGAATGAATGAATATGCTGCTCGCTTTCCCAATACAATTGCTGGATTAATTACGCTACTTCTACTCTACACCGCAGGAAAAAAGCTTTACAATAAACAATTCGGACTTTTATGGGCAGGAGCTTATTTCGGAAGTATTCTACCTCATCTATATTTCCGATCCGGTATTATAGATCCATGGTTTAACCTATTCATCTTTTTAGGACTTTATCACATTATTCTGTATTACTGGAAAAAGGAAAATGATCCTAATTTCGGGTTTTCCAGATCGAAATGGTCTTACCTTATTCTTGCGGGGATATTTACCGGTCTGGGTGTTTTAGTTAAAGGCCCTGTAGCGTTTCTAATCATTTCATTAGCGCTAGGTGTATATTGGGTTACAAAAAAATTCAGATTCTATTTGAACATCATTGATTATGGTGTTTTTACCATCGTTACCATTTTAACGGCATCCATTTGGTTTGGAGTGGTTTCGCTCCTTCACGGCCCTCAATTCGCAATAGAATTTACTATTAGACAATGGGAACTTTTTTCCCAACAAGATGCCGGACACGGAGGCTTTATAGGGTATCATTTTGTGGTATTACTGATTGGAGTTTTCCCTGCAAGTATTTTTATGATCAGAAGTATGGGCAAAACCGTTGAGGGTTATCCACATCAAACGGATATGAAGAAATGGATGACTATTTTATTTTGGGTGGTCCTGATCCTTTTTTCAATCGTAAGCACTAAAATCGTTCACTATTCTTCTTTGGCTTATTATCCAATGGCTTATTTGGCTGCATTGGTTATTTATCAAATGGACAAAGGCCTTATCAACTTCTCCCTTTGGATGAAAATTCTGATTGGGTTCATCGCATTTGTTTTCGGAATCGCTGTAATCGCACTTCCATGGTTAGGAATGCATATTGAGATTTTAAAAGAACTGGCCGCAGCTGACCCTTTTGCTGTAGCCAATATGGATGCTGAAATTAACTGGACCGGGTTAGAAGCGCTCCCGGGAATATGGTTAATCGTTATTACAATAGCAGGTATGGTATTAATCTCCCAAAACAAAACCTATAAAGGAATTATCTGGCTATTTGGGGGAACAGGAGTTTTTGTATTTCTAACATTGACATTGGTTATTACTAAGATCGAAGCAATTACTCAAAATGCAGCCATAGAATTTTATAAAACCAAAGTAGATTGTGATTGCTATGTGGTATCAGAAGAATATAAGAGCTACGCGCAGCTGTTTTATACGAAAATACCTCCACATACAAACCCAAATAGGCTTAGTAAAGAATGGCTCAAAACGGGTGACATTGATAAAGACGTTTTCTTTGTTGCAAAAATCACCGGAACTCAATATTTGGAAAAGTTGCCAGATGTAGAACTATTATATGAGAAAAACGGCTTCACTTTCTGGCATAGAAAAGCAATAAAATAA
- a CDS encoding alanine:cation symporter family protein translates to MENLVNGLNNIVWSNALIFVALASGIFYSFKTRFVQLRMLKEMLRLLFGSKASERGVSSFQAFAIAISGRVGTGNIAGVATAIALGGPGAIFWMWVIAFLGSASAFVEATLGQLYKENKGGEYRGGPAFYIEKGLKIKWFAIVFAIATILSTALFLPGVQSNSIAAGIKTAFSIDPLYTGLFIVAFLALIVFGGVKRIGKFSEVVVPFMAIAYVLIAVIIIGMNFREIPNVISLIISSAFGANQAFGGIIGMAIMWGVKRGIYSNEAGQGTAPHAAAAAEVSHPAKQGLVQAFSVYVDTLFVCTATAFMILFTFQYNVENPAGGFLFEHLPGVNYGPEYTQLAIESQFPGFGKVFVAIALSFFAFTTIMAYYYIAETNVSYLDRDNKKKWMVWALRILILGATLYGASNTADLAWTMGDIGVGIMAWLNFIAIFMLRKPALALLKDYEKQKKQGIEEPLYDPNNSDLDIEDVDIWKRISSRFKEKSV, encoded by the coding sequence ATCGAAAATCTGGTAAATGGACTAAATAATATAGTTTGGAGTAACGCACTCATATTTGTTGCTTTAGCTTCTGGTATTTTTTACTCTTTTAAAACTCGATTCGTTCAACTTCGTATGCTCAAAGAAATGTTGCGACTGCTATTTGGCAGTAAAGCATCTGAACGTGGTGTATCTTCATTTCAAGCATTTGCAATTGCTATTTCGGGACGAGTGGGAACTGGTAATATTGCCGGGGTGGCTACCGCTATTGCTTTAGGTGGACCAGGTGCTATTTTCTGGATGTGGGTCATTGCATTCTTAGGTTCTGCATCTGCCTTCGTAGAAGCAACATTGGGACAACTTTATAAGGAAAATAAAGGGGGTGAATATCGTGGGGGACCAGCCTTTTATATTGAAAAAGGCCTAAAAATCAAATGGTTTGCCATCGTATTTGCAATTGCTACCATTCTAAGTACTGCCTTATTTCTTCCAGGAGTACAATCTAATAGTATTGCTGCAGGAATTAAAACTGCATTTAGTATTGACCCGTTATATACCGGCTTATTTATTGTTGCTTTTTTGGCTTTGATCGTTTTTGGCGGGGTCAAACGAATTGGAAAATTTTCTGAGGTTGTTGTTCCTTTTATGGCTATTGCATATGTACTCATTGCAGTAATCATTATTGGCATGAACTTTAGAGAGATTCCTAATGTCATTAGCTTAATCATTTCTTCTGCATTTGGTGCTAATCAAGCTTTTGGAGGTATCATAGGAATGGCTATTATGTGGGGCGTTAAACGCGGAATATATTCCAACGAAGCGGGTCAGGGAACCGCTCCTCATGCTGCAGCTGCGGCTGAAGTAAGTCATCCTGCCAAACAAGGTTTAGTACAGGCCTTTTCTGTATATGTAGACACGCTATTTGTTTGCACGGCCACCGCTTTTATGATTCTTTTTACATTCCAATACAATGTTGAGAATCCGGCTGGAGGATTTCTTTTTGAACATCTCCCGGGAGTTAATTATGGTCCGGAATACACACAACTTGCCATTGAATCGCAGTTCCCTGGATTTGGGAAAGTTTTCGTAGCAATAGCTTTATCATTTTTTGCTTTCACTACCATCATGGCTTACTACTATATCGCAGAAACAAATGTGAGTTATTTGGATCGTGACAATAAGAAAAAATGGATGGTATGGGCATTAAGAATTTTAATCTTAGGAGCAACACTTTATGGCGCAAGTAATACCGCTGATTTAGCATGGACCATGGGTGATATTGGTGTGGGTATTATGGCTTGGTTAAACTTCATTGCGATATTCATGCTTAGAAAACCAGCATTGGCATTATTGAAAGATTACGAGAAGCAGAAAAAACAAGGTATTGAAGAACCTTTGTATGATCCAAATAATAGTGATTTGGATATTGAAGATGTAGATATCTGGAAACGAATTTCTTCAAGATTTAAAGAAAAATCAGTCTAA
- a CDS encoding 2OG-Fe(II) oxygenase: protein MINQQYLDEQLRSLKQSYHNCHPYPHIAIDHFLTQKSAQTIHENFPLVTDNVWTHYVHFNEKKHGLTKKEFLPKSVQQLIDEMSQPQFIKWLEALTGIENLIPDPDLEGSGLHQTLKNGFLNIHADFTAHPKRSDWQRRVNVLIYFNKDWKPEWEGALELWDQQMESCVKKISPDFNRAAIFSTGRETYHGSPTPLKCPDHESRKSIAMYYYTHSTVFDKKSTIYKPRPNEHQKKVFFWFDNFLISSYSQLKNIFGLDDAIISRILQFFNKK, encoded by the coding sequence ATGATCAATCAACAATATCTGGATGAACAACTTAGGTCTCTCAAACAGAGTTATCATAATTGTCACCCATATCCTCATATTGCCATAGATCATTTTCTCACTCAAAAATCAGCCCAAACTATTCACGAGAATTTCCCTCTGGTAACGGATAATGTTTGGACGCATTATGTTCATTTTAATGAAAAAAAACATGGTTTGACCAAAAAAGAGTTCCTTCCAAAATCGGTTCAACAACTAATTGATGAAATGTCTCAACCCCAATTTATAAAATGGTTGGAAGCATTAACCGGGATCGAAAATTTGATTCCTGATCCTGATTTGGAAGGTAGCGGGTTACATCAAACACTTAAAAACGGTTTTCTAAATATTCATGCCGATTTTACAGCACATCCAAAACGTAGCGACTGGCAACGCAGAGTCAATGTGCTGATCTATTTCAACAAAGATTGGAAACCTGAATGGGAAGGAGCTTTAGAACTATGGGATCAACAAATGGAAAGCTGTGTCAAGAAAATTTCACCTGATTTTAATCGAGCAGCTATTTTCAGCACTGGTAGAGAAACCTACCACGGTTCTCCCACTCCATTAAAATGTCCTGATCATGAATCCAGGAAGTCTATCGCCATGTATTATTACACACATTCAACGGTGTTTGACAAAAAATCTACCATTTACAAGCCCAGACCGAATGAGCATCAAAAAAAAGTGTTCTTTTGGTTCGATAACTTTCTGATATCTTCATATAGTCAATTAAAAAACATTTTTGGTTTGGATGACGCTATCATAAGTCGAATCCTCCAATTCTTCAATAAAAAATAA
- a CDS encoding response regulator transcription factor: protein MFKVVIADDHPVLLTGLKGIINAIEGFSVIDAVNDGISAYNSIVKLQPNIAILDLDMPKLSGLEVAQKVKREYPEIAISILTLHKEESFLSRAIDMGVEGFMLKDFANEEIEKCLQALSNGKKFYSEDLHEFIKPDSELPSSYDLLSRTEKKVIRLISQNKTSKEIAELLFVSPKTIQNHRYNISKKLALEPKNNSLLTWASKYANYL from the coding sequence GTGTTTAAAGTAGTTATAGCTGATGATCATCCGGTATTGTTAACCGGGTTAAAAGGAATTATTAATGCGATAGAAGGGTTTAGTGTGATTGATGCAGTTAATGATGGAATATCAGCGTATAATTCTATTGTGAAACTTCAACCTAATATTGCGATTTTAGACCTGGATATGCCAAAGTTAAGTGGGTTGGAAGTCGCGCAAAAAGTAAAGAGGGAATATCCGGAAATTGCAATTTCAATTTTGACTTTGCATAAAGAAGAATCTTTTCTTTCTCGGGCCATTGATATGGGCGTAGAAGGATTTATGCTTAAGGATTTCGCAAATGAAGAAATAGAAAAGTGTTTGCAGGCATTATCTAATGGCAAGAAGTTTTATTCTGAAGATTTGCATGAGTTTATAAAACCCGATTCTGAGCTGCCTTCAAGCTATGATTTACTCAGTAGAACAGAAAAGAAGGTTATTCGATTAATATCCCAAAATAAGACAAGTAAGGAAATTGCAGAATTACTTTTTGTGAGTCCTAAAACTATTCAAAACCATCGATATAATATTTCGAAAAAGCTGGCTTTAGAGCCTAAAAACAATAGTTTACTAACCTGGGCGTCTAAATATGCGAATTACTTATAA
- a CDS encoding 5'-nucleotidase, lipoprotein e(P4) family produces MSFRGGFLWAVVVLAMVSCQSNEKNVEVEIIEDSNVQTQAINAVLWHQTAAEYKALCYQTYNLAEMQLKKKLQNHAFPYEKPPAVVMDLDETVVDNSFFNAQLILDNTNFSKEQWKAWSDLQNAGEVPGAIQFIKFARAEGVKVIFVSNRRVAELENTMKNLEKLGLNELDSNDFFLRSEEGSKANRRKKVSENYEILMLFGDNLADFTELFDKQPLNKRTVLVDSLRTEFGSHFMVLPNVLYGEWEGALFDYQRDWTPVQKDSIRKSLLKGF; encoded by the coding sequence ATGAGTTTTAGAGGAGGCTTTTTATGGGCTGTTGTGGTTTTGGCAATGGTTTCATGTCAATCCAATGAAAAAAATGTAGAGGTTGAAATCATTGAAGATTCAAATGTTCAAACCCAGGCTATAAACGCAGTTTTATGGCATCAAACTGCAGCAGAGTATAAAGCATTGTGTTATCAGACCTATAATTTGGCCGAAATGCAATTGAAGAAGAAATTACAAAATCACGCTTTTCCGTATGAAAAACCACCTGCTGTGGTCATGGATTTGGATGAAACTGTAGTAGATAATAGTTTTTTTAATGCCCAATTAATTTTGGATAATACCAATTTTTCAAAAGAGCAATGGAAGGCATGGAGTGATTTGCAAAATGCAGGTGAAGTTCCTGGAGCAATTCAATTTATTAAATTTGCTAGAGCTGAGGGTGTCAAGGTGATCTTTGTTTCCAATAGAAGAGTGGCGGAGTTAGAAAATACGATGAAGAATCTTGAGAAATTAGGTTTGAATGAGTTGGATTCTAATGATTTCTTTTTGAGAAGCGAGGAAGGGAGCAAAGCCAATAGAAGAAAAAAAGTATCTGAGAACTATGAAATCTTGATGCTTTTTGGAGATAATCTGGCTGATTTTACAGAGTTGTTTGATAAGCAGCCATTGAATAAAAGAACTGTCTTAGTGGATAGTTTAAGAACCGAGTTTGGTTCTCATTTTATGGTCTTGCCAAATGTTCTATATGGTGAATGGGAAGGGGCCTTATTTGATTATCAACGTGACTGGACTCCGGTGCAAAAAGATTCGATTAGAAAAAGCCTGCTGAAAGGCTTTTAG